The Qipengyuania oceanensis genome includes the window GGGCTGGCGCTCGCCAATGCGGCGAACCCGAAAGCGAGGTGTTTCAGCATGACGTCGGGACCCTCCTTACGCGCAATTGCTGGCATGGGCGCGCTCGTCTGACAAGACGCGCCTACGACCCGCCGCCGCCACCCGCGATCCAGGTGTCGATTTTCTTCTCGAGGACCGTCAGCGGCAGCCCTCCGGTTCCCAGGACCTGCTCGTGGAAATCGCGGATGTCGAACCTGTCGCCGAGAGCCTGCTCGGCGCGCTTGCGCAGTTCCTGGATCTTGAGCGCGCCGATCTTGTACGCCAACGCCTGACCCGGCCATGCGATATAGCGATCGACCTCGTTCTCGACTTCGGTGCGGCTCATTTCGCTGTTGGCGAGCATGTAGTCGATCGCCTGCTGCCGGCTCCACCCCTTCGAATGGATCCCGGTGTCGACAACCAGCCGCATCGAACGGAAGTTCTCCGCGCTGAGCGTGCCGTAACGGTCCCACGGATCGTCGTAGAGGCCCATCTCGTAACCCAGCGTTTCGGCATAGAGCGCCCAGCCCTCGCTGAAGGCCGTGTAACCGCCGAACCGCAGGAAATCGGGCAATTCCGCGTTTTCGCGCTGCAGGCTGATCGCGAAGTGATGGCCGGGCACCGCCTCGTGCAGATAGAGCGTGACCTGGTCGGGCGTCCGCCGGCTCGGCAGGTCGTAGGCGTTGTAATAGAAGATGCCCGGGCGCGAGGCATCGGGCGCGCCGGCCTGGTACGATGCACCGGCCTGGTAGCGCTCGCGATATGGCTCGTAGGGACGGATCTCGAGCGGGGTCGCGGGCTGCTCGGCGAACAGGCGGCCGACCCGCGTATCGACGATCTTGCCGATCTCGCGGTAGCGATCGCCCAGCCCCTCGCGGCTGGTCGGCGCGAACCTTGGGTCGGTGCGGACGTATTCGAAGAACTCCTTGAGGGTGCCCTTGAAGCCGACCTCGGTCATGATGTCGCGCATCGCCGTGTGGATGCGCGCGACTTCCGACAGACCGAGGGCGTGCACGTCGGCGGGCTCGAGCGGCAGCGTGGTGCGCTCTTCGACTTCCTTGCGATAAAGCGCCGCGCCGCCCTTCATTCCCGAAAGCCCGTCCTGCTTGCGCGCTCTGGGTAGGTACTCGTCGCGCAGGAAAGTCAGCAGTCGGCGGTTGGCCGCGTAGATTTCGCTCTCGATAACGGCGGTGGTCTCGGCCGTCAGCCGCTGGCGGTCCGCCGCGCCGATCGAAGCGGGCATTTCGGAAAGCGGTGCGTAGAAAGGGGAATCCTCGACCGGGATCGCCAGCTGCGTTTCCAGCTGCGCGATCATGTTGGAAACGGTCAGCCGGCTTTCGACCACCCCGCTCGCCATTCCTTCGCGAAAGGCCGCGATGGCGCGGTCGATGTAGCGCGCATAATCGGCGTGCCTCTTGTTCGCGTTCTCGTAGTCCTCGACCGTCTTGAACGGGGTCGGACCCTGCAGGCCGGCGAAATTCGGATAGCTGCTGTGCAGTCCCAGGAAATGGTTGAGCGGCCGTACGCGGGTGAGCGCCAGCCAGCGCGTGTCGAGAGCTTCCAAAGCCTCTTCGCGATTGTACTTGAAGACGTCGTAGGCGATCTGGTCCGTCGCGCTGAGCTGCGCATAATCGATCGCGGCAAGCCGGGCGAGATCGTCGCGGGCGTTCGCCCGAAGCGCGTCGTAATATCCCGGCGTCAGGCTGTAGGTCAGCTTGTCCGCCTGCCGGAAGTCGCCCCGATAAATCGCCCCCATCGGCGAGAGCTGCAGCTCGGCTTCGTTTGAGTCGGCGAACAGCTGGTGCAGGCGGGTATGCGCGGTGGAATCCCGGCGTCCGACCTGTTCGGTTTCAGGCGGCGCGACAGCCGTCGTCGCGCAAGCGGAAAGTGCGATCGCCGACGTGGCGATCAGGAACGATTTGAACATGTTAGCGACCCTCGGAAGTTGTCCCGGTTGTCGCCCCCTTAGACCAACCGGCGACGAAAAACCAAGGGCTGCGTCCGCGTTGCCTGCGCCTTCCTGCCGCGGCCTTGCAGGAACCGCTTCAACCGTTATGGGGTTGCCGAACCGGTTTCAATTGGGAGTATTCGATGTATCGTTTGATGGCTTCGGCCGCTGTTCTTGCCACCATTACCGCGACGCCCGCCCTCGCCCGGCCGATGACGCCGGAAGACGTCGCCAAGATCGAAACCGTCGGCGGTATCGCCATCTCGCCCGACGGCAAACGGATCGCCTACACCACGGTTTCGCGGCCCGATGTCACGGCAGGCGAGGAAGATGGCGGGGCCCGCCAGCAGCTCAAGCTCGCGTGGGGCGCCAACCAGGCCCGCGATTTCCTGCCCGACGACATGAATGTCTCCGGCGTCCAGTTCTCGCCCGACGGCCGGACGATCTCGTTCCTGTACACCGCGGAAGACGAGAAGCGCGCCGTTTGGGGCATTCCCGTCGATGGCGGTGCCGAGCGCAAGCTCGCCCAGGTCGAGGACGCGAGCGTCGCCAGCTACGCCTGGTCCGCTGATGGCAGCAAGCTGTACCTGCTGGCCGCATCCGCGCCGGACGATACGCGCGACGCGGAAAGTGACGCCGGGTTCGACGCGATCGTCTACGAGGAAGAGCCGCGCCTCAACCGCATGTTCGTCGCACGCGTCGGTGCCGAGGTCGATGCCGCACCGGTTGCGGTCGCGATCCCCGGCTATGTCGACGAATTCAAGGTCACGCCCGACGGCCGGACCGCCATCGTCGGCAGTTCGCCGACCCCGCAGGTCGACGATACCTATACCAAGAAGCAGTTCCAGCTGGTCGACCTCGCTTCGGGCAAGGTCAGCCGCGTGATCGGCACGACCGGCAAGGTCGGCGATGCCGAGATCTCGCCCGACAGCAAGACGATGTCGCTCATCGCCGGCGTGGACCAGAACGATCCGGCGGCTACGACGCTGTACCTCGTCGATCTCGCGACCGGAAACTTGCGCGCACTCAACGAAGGTGCGGCAGAAGCGGCGAGTGACGCGGAATGGATGGCCGATGGCCGGCTGGCCGTTGCGGTGGACGTCGGCGCGCAGACGCGCCTGCGTATCTACAATCCCGACGGCAGCGTGGCGCAGGAAGTCGATCCGGGCGACCTGATCATCGCCGGGATCGAGGCCGCGGGCGGCACGCTTGCCGCGCGCGCCAGCTCGCCGTCGCACCCGCTCGAGCTGTTCACCTTCGACGGCACCGGCTTCACCCGCTGGACCAGCCACAATCCGTGGCTGTCGGAGATCGATTTCGGCAAGCAGCGCACCTACCGCTACACCGCCCGCGACGGGCAGGAAGTGGAAGGCGTGCTGATCGAGCCGGTCGGGGGTGCGAAGCGCGGCGGCGCGCCGTTGATCCTCGACGTGCATGGCGGCCCCGAAGCGCATGAATCGAACGGCTGGGTGACGAGCTACAGCAACCCCGGCCAGGTCGCCGCGGGCCAGGGCTACGCAGTGTTCCTGCCGAACTACCGCGGCTCGACCGGGTACGGCACGGCTTTCTCCAAGCAGCACCAGGGTCGCTACACCGATCCCGAATTCACCGACCTGGTCGATGCCAAGCGCGCCCTTGTGAACGACGGTATCGCTGACCCCAAGCGCACCGGCATCACCGGGGGCTCCTATGGCGGCTACGCCACCGGCTGGGCCGCGACCGCGCTGAGCGACGAATTTGCCGCGGGCGTGATGTTCGTCGGAATTTCCAACCAGATCAGCAAGTTCGGCACGACCGATATTCCGTGGGAGATGTACAATGTGCACTCGCGCGCATGGCCGTGGGACGACTGGCAGAAGATGCTCGAAGTCAGCCCGATCTACCACGTCGACAAGGCGGAAACCCCACTGCTGATCATGCACGGGGCGGAGGACACGCGCGTCTCGCCGAGCCAGAGCTACGAGCTTTATCGCAACATCAAGGTCAGGAAGCCCGAAACGCCGGTCCGGCTGGTGCTCTATCCGGGAGAAGGCCACGGCAACGCCGGTGCTGCTTCCCGCTACGACTATAACCTGCGGATGATGCGCTGGTTCGACACCTACCTCAAGACCGGTAATGCAAAGGCGCCGCTGCCCGCGTCCCGCCCGAAGCTGCCTGCCGCGGTTTCCGGCAAGGAGGACTGACGGCTCGATAGGCCTCGGCGGCAAGACAGGACGGGGTCGGCATCGCGCCGGCCCCGTTCCTTTATCGGCCTAGAAAACGTAGCCGATGCCGGTCGCGATCTTGAACTGGTTGCGGCTGCCGCGCAGATCCGTGAACGGCGTTTTCGCGCCGTCTCCCAACATCCGCGAATAGCCGACCTGCGTCCCGAGAATGAAACCGCGACGTTCCAGGTCGCCATTGAGCGCGTAACCGAACGACAGCTTCGCGCTCGCCTTGAACCAGCCGCCATCCGCCTCGTATTCCGGCAGACCGCTCGCCGCGCTCTGCTCCGGGTTGACCGAGTAGTAATAGCGGGTGAAGTCGCCGTCGCCGTAGAAGGCGCGCACCGCGAGCGAGGCGACCGTCCCGCGGCTGAGCGGCGTGCGATAGGAAATGCCCGGCGTCACCACCATGCCGCCGTGCGCGCCGGCCACGTCCTTGCGGACGTCCGCACCGATGCTGATCCGGTCATAGGCGTGAAAGACCTCCTTCACGACGAGCCGTGCGCCCGCTCCGAGTTCGACCGCCTTGTCGAGCTCGCCTGCGGCCTCGACCACCTCGTCGCCGACCTTCCCGGTGCGATCGCTGCGAAACTTGATCACCGGCCCGCCGTTGAGTTCCAGCCGGTCGCTGAGGTCGACTTCCAGCAGGTCGACCGAGAAGCCCGACGAGCGCGGCGATATCCGGATGCCCCCGATCTCGCCCGCGATCATCGGCAGAGGCTTGAGTTCGTAATCGTTGGATCCGTCGTAGGTGGCCTCGTAGATCGCGCCGATCCCGAGCGCCAGCCAGTTGTCGTCGAATACCGACTTCTCGGGCTCGGCCGACAGCGGGAGGCTCGCCACCGATATGACCTCCGCTTCCTGGGCGAAAGCAGGCGAGGCGCAGGCTGCGACCCACCCCGCTGCCAACGCGGTAAGATATCTTGTCATTATTGCTTTTCCCTAGGGAGGTTCCTGCCTCAACGTCGCTTCGGCGGCTGCGTTCCGCAGGCGCGGGCAAGGCGCATGTCGCGACCGGTCCGGTTGCGATTGCTCCGCGCGGCCCCGTCCCCTAGGGCAGCAGGCGATGAACGGGCGTGTTATCGATATTGCCATTGTCGGCGGCGGCCTTGCCGGCGGCCTCACCGCTCTCGCGGTCCATCGCGCCCGGCCCGATCTGCGGATCGCACTGGTCGAAAGCGGCGACATGCTGGGCGGCAACCACCGGTGGAGCTGGTTTTCCTCCGACATGAGCGACGAGGGTGCTGCGCTCCTCGCCGAATTCCCGAGTGCGGCATGGGACGGCTACGATGTGCGGTTTCCCGGCTACGAGCGGACGCTCGAGACGGGCTATAATTCGCTTTCTTCGGTCGATTTCGACAAGCGCCTGCGCGAACTTCTGCCCGAGGGATCCATCCTCGCCGGCCGGAAGGTCGCATCGCTCGGCGCACACGGCATCGTACTTGCCGATGGCGAACCGGTCGAGGCGCGCGCGGTCATCGATGCGCGCGGGATCACCCGGGCCGACGATCTGGAAGGCGGGTGGCAGGTGTTCATGGGCAGGCATATCCGGACAGTGCGCCCCCACGGGATCGATCGGCCTATCATCATGGATGCGACGGTCGAACAGCACGACGCCTATCGCTTCGTCTACACCCTGCCGCTCGGCCCCGACGAACTGTTCGTCGAAGACACCTATTACGCCGACAGCCCTCTGCTCGACCGCGCGGTTCTCTCGGCACGGATCGACGCCTATTGTGCCGAGCATGGCTGGACGGGCGATGAGATCGGCAGCGAGACGGGCGTCTTGCCGGTCATCACCGGCGGCGACTTCGACCGGTTTCGCGCCAGCCAGGCCATTCCCGGCGTCGCCACCATCGGCGCGCGCGGCGGCCTGACCCATCCGCTGACCAGCTACACATTGTCCTTCGCGGTCGAGACCGCCCTTGCCATCGCCGGCGATGCCGACCTGTCCGGGGACGAACTGGCCGCCACAATCGACCAGCGCGCCCGGACCCATTGGCGAGGTACGCAGTTTTATCGCAAACTCGGCCGCATGCTCTTCGGCGCGGCCAAACCCAAGGAACGATACAAGGTGTTTGCACGCTTCTACCGCATGCCCGAACCGCTCATCGAACGGTTCTATGCCGGGCGATCCAATACCCTCGACGAAGCCATGGTCCTGTCGGGCAAACCGCCCGTTCCGGTGCTCGCCGCGATGCGGGCCCTCGCCACGCGCGGCAATCCGCTGGTGATGCCGTCATGAGCGCCGAAGGCAGGAGCGCCTGCGTCATCGGCTCGGGCTTCGGCGGTCTGGCGCTTGCCATCCGCCTGCAATCGGCAGGCGTATCGACGACCATCGTCGAGGGCCGCGACAAGCCCGGCGGCCGTGCATATTACTGGGATCGCGAAGGCTTCACCTTCGATGCCGGGCCGACCGTGATCACCGATCCGCCCTGCCTCGAAGAGCTCTGGGCGATCAGCGGGCACGACATGGCCAAGGACGTCGAGCTGATGCCGGTCAGCCCGTTCTACCGGCTCAACTGGCCCGACGGTACCAATTTCGATTACTCGAACGACGAGGCGCACCTCCTGTCCGAGATCAACCGGGTCGCCCCCGGCGATGTCGGCGGATACAATGAATTTCTCGAGTATTCCGAGGGCGTGTGGCGCGAGGGCTATCTCAAGCTCGGCACCGTGCCGTTCCTCGATTTCGCCAGCATGGTGAAGGCCGCCCCCGCGCTCGCGAAGTACCAGGCGTGGCGCAGCGTCTATTCGATCGTCAGCAAATACGTGAAATCGGAAAAGCTGCGCGAGGCGCTGAGCTTCCACACGCTGCTGGTCGGCGGCAACCCGATGAAGACCAGCGCGATCTACGCCCTGATCCACAAGCTGGAAAAGGACGGCGGCGTATGGTGGGCGCGTGGCGGGACCAATCGCCTCGTCGCCGGCATGATCCGCCATTTCGAGCGGCTGGGCGGCACGCTCCGCCTCGCCGATCCGGTGGTGAAGGTTCACACTGTCGGTACCCGCGCGAGCGAGGTCGAGACCGCCAGCGGCTGGAAGCAGCGTTTCGATGCGGTCGCTTCCAATGCCGACATCGTGCACAGCTACAAGGACCTGCTGGCAGGCACCAAGCGGGGCACCAAGAACGCGGCGAGCCTTGCGAAGAAGAGCTTCAGCCCGTCGCTGTTCGTGGTCCATTTCGGGCTCGAGGGGAGCTGGCCCGGCATCCCGCACCACATGATCCTGTTCGGCCCGCGCTATAAGGGCCTGCTCGAGGACATCTACGACACGGGCGTGCTGCCGGCCGATTTCTCGATCTACCTGCACCATCCCACGGTCACCGACCCGAGCATGGCGCCCGCGGGCAAGAGCACGTTCTACGCGCTCGTGCCGGTCGCCCACATGGGGAAGCTGGCGGTCGACTGGGACCAGGTCGGCCCGATGCTGGAAAAGCGCATCCTCGACGAGATCGGGCGGCGGCTGATTCCGGACATCCACGACCGCATCGTCACCAAGTTCCATTACGCGCCGAGCGACTTCGCGACCGATCTCAATGCCCACATGGGCAGCGCTTTCAGTCTCGAGCCGGTGTTAACCCAGTCGGCATATTTCCGTGGCCATAACCGGGACGACGTGATCGAGAATTTCTACCTCGTGGGCGCGGGCACGCATCCGGGCGCCGGGATTCCCGGCGTGGTCGGCAGTGCCAAGGCTACAGCGGGGTTGATGCTGCAGGACCTGTCGGCGTGAAGCGCCTCGCGGTCTATTGCGGTTCCGCCACTCCGGCGGACGAGCGCTATATCAAGCTGGCCCGGCAGGTCGGCATGACGCTGGCCGCGCGCGGGATCGGCGTCGTGTATGGCGGCGGCAGGCTCGGGCTGATGGGTGCGGTCGCATCGGGCGCGCTGGAAGCGGGCGGCGAGGTCATCGGCGTCATTCCCGAAGCGCTCGCCAATTCCGAAGTCGCCAATACCGACTGCACCGAGCTGCGCACGGTGTCGGGCATGCACGAGCGCAAGCAGGCCTTCACCGACCTGTCCGACGGGTTCGTCACCATTCCCGGCGGGGTCGGAACGATGGACGAGCTGTGGGAAGCGGTGAGCTGGGCCCAGCTCGGATACCACACCAAGCCGGTCGGCCTGCTCAACGCTTTCGGCTTCTACGACGACCTGATCGCGTTCAACGCCAAGATGGCCGAGGTCGGCTTCGTGCGGCCCGCGCACCAAGGCATCATCATCGCCCGCGATCACCTGGCCGACCTGCTCGCGGCGATGGCGGATTACCAGCCGCATACGCCGATCTTCCGGATGAAAGCCGAGGATCTTTGAGCCCGCCCCGCGTCTTCGGGAAGGCCCGGCGGCCACGCCAGAAGCGCCTGAAGCGCGGCGAAAGGATGCTCGCCCCGTCGCGCATCATGCGCCCGACGATGGCAGTCGCGGGCGGAGGCCGGATGCGCGCGCCGCTGGTCGCCAAGGCGCGGGACATGATCGCCAGGGGCTCGACCAGTTTCACCGCGGCGAGCATGCTGTTCGCCCGCGGCACGCGCGAGCGGACCTGGCTGCTCTATGCCTGGTGCCGCCGTTGCGACGACATAGCCGACGGGCAGGAACTGGGCGGCGAGCTCAAGCCGCAGGCCAATACCGAGGATCTCGTCACCGGCATCCGCGTGCTCACCAGGCGGGCGCTGGAAGGCCAGCCCACGGCCGATATCGGCTTCGATTCCTTCGGGCAGGTCGCGAGCGAGGCAGGCCTGACGATGGAAGAGGCCGAAGAGGTCATCAAGGGCTTCGAACTCGACGGCGACGGGTGGCGGCCGCGCACCGAAAAGGACCTCATCCGCTATTGCTACCACGTGGCAGGCGCGGTCGGCGTGCTAATGGCGCGGGTGATGGGCGTGCCGCGCGATGCGGACGAAGTGCTCGACCGGGCATGCGACCTCGGCATCGCCTTCCAGCTCGCGAACATCGCGCGCGACCTCGACGAAGACGATGCGGGCGGGCGCTGCTACCTGCCGCAGGAGTGGCTGGCCGAGATCGACGTGCCGCCCGGCCAGCACATGAAGCCACCCTATCGCTTCGCCACTTCGGCACTTGCCGCAAGGCTGGTGCAGCGGATGGAGCAATACGAGGCGGCGGCCAAGCTGGGCGCCGCGCATCTCCATTTCCGGCAGCGCTGGGCAGTCCTTTCTGCCGCGCGCATCTACGGCGCGATCGGGCGCAAGGTGCGCGATCGGGGTCAGCTTGCGTGGAACAGCCGCGTGCATACGACCACGCCCGAAAAGATCTGGCACGTCGCCGCCGCCATGTGGGAAGCGGCGGTCAACAGGCCGATCATCCCGGAGCAGATGCCGCGCTATGGCCGCGCCGATTTCCTGACGCCGCCCGCGCCCCCGCTCGCCCCGCTGGACGAGGGCATCGCGGAACGCTAGCTCCGCCGGCATGATTTCCAAGCTCCTGATCGCCAATCGCGGCGAGATCGCCTGCCGCATCATCCGCACCGCGCGCCGCATGGGGATCGCCACCGTGGCGGTCTATTCCGATGCCGATGCCAAGGCGCTGCATGTGCGCCAGGCCGACGAGGCGGTGCATATCGGACCATCGCCGGCGGCCGAGAGCTACCTTGTGGGCGAGAAGATCATTGCAGCGGCGAAGCAGACCGGTGCCGATGCGATCCATCCGGGTTACGGCTTCCTTTCGGAGAACGCCGGGTTCGCGCAGGCCGTGATCGATGCGGGCCTCATTTGGGTTGGCCCAAAGCCTGCCAGCATCGAGGCCATGGGCCTGAAGGACGCCGCCAAGAAGCTGATGCGCGCGGCGGGCGTGCCGGTGACGCCGGGCTACGAGGGCGAGGACCAGTCGGTCGAGCGCCTGAAGCAGGAAGCCGACGCCATCGGCTACCCCGTATTGATCAAGGCGGTCGCGGGCGGCGGCGGCAAGGGGATGCGCAAGGTCGACGCGCCGGAGGACTTCGAGGCCGCGCTGGAATCCTGCCGGCGCGAGGCCAAGGCGAGCTTCTCCAATGACGAGGTCTTGCTCGAAAAGTGGATCACCTCGCCACGCCATATTGAGGTGCAGGTCTTTGGCGACAGCCACGGCAATGTCGTCCACCTCTTCGAACGCGACTGCTCGCTCCAGCGCCGCCACCAGAAGGTGATCGAGGAAGCCCCCGCACCCGGCATGGACGAGGCGACGCGGCAGGAAATCTGCGCCGCCGCCGTCCGCGCGGCAAAAGCGGTCGACTACGAAGGCGCGGGCACGATCGAATTCATCGCTGATGCCAGCGAAGGCCTGCGCGCCGACCGCATCTTCTTCATGGAGATGAATACGCGTTTGCAGGTCGAGCACCCGGTGACCGAGGAAATCACCGGGGTCGATCTGGTCGAGTGGCAGCTGCGCGTGGCGAGCGGGGAGCCGATCCCGCTGAAGCAGGAGGAGTTGTCGATCAACGGCCACGCGATCGAAGCGCGGCTCTATGCGGAAGACCCGGCGAAGGGGTTCTTGCCGAGCACGGGACGGCTTGACGAATTTTACATTCCGACGCTTCACGCGCGCGTCGAGACCGGTGTCGAAGAGGGCAGCTCCGTATCGCCATTTTACGACCCGATGATTGCGAAGGTCGTTGTTCACGCACCCTCGAGAAGGAGAGCCATTGCTGCCCTCCAAGAAGAACTCGATGGCACTCTAGTTCACCCGGTCAAGACAAACGCAGGCTTCCTTTGGCTCTGCTTGTCGGACAGCGCATTCCAAGACGCCGATCTCGACACGGGCCTGATCGAACGACGAGGCGAAGCGCTGATGCCGCCAGCCGATCCGTCCCTTGCGAACCTAGATGTAGCTGCGGCAGCCGAGGCTTTGAGTTGGGAATGGAGGGAGGATACAATCCCAGGGCACAAGGCGCGCGAACTTACTGGGCTTCGGTTGAACGGACCTGCTCGCCGTGACGTCCATTTTATCTTGCCCTCGGGTGAGTCAGCCTCAGGGCAAATCACTCGTAGAGCGCAAGAAGACGACCAATTCGAGGTGTGGACCCGCGACACGGGCGAGGGAATACTGATTGTCGAGCAGGGCCAAACCTATTTTCTCAGACGAAGGGTTGACGGCACCGGCCACGCCTCCGCCGCCGACGGAGCGATCCTCGCGCCGATGCCGGGCAAGGTCATCGCGGTCGATGTCGCCGAGGGCCAGGCGGTCACCGCCGGGCAGCGGCTCATGGTGCTCGAGGCGATGAAGATGGAGCACGCGCTCACGGCACCCTTCGACGGGACTGTGACCGAACTCAACGCCAGCGAAGGCGGGCAGGTGCAGGTCGAAGCCGTGCTGGCGGTTGTCGAGCCGAAAGAAGAATAGGGCTTCCCTTTCGCCGTATCCCTTGCGAGCGTGCCCGACGAGGAGAGAGGGCGCTCATGAGCTGGGAAAAGGAACTCGATGAACTCCGCCACCGCGAGGCGCTGGCCGAGCAGATGGGCGGGCCGGACAAGGTCGCGCGCCAGCACGGGCGCGGCAAGATGGATGCGCGCGCACGGCTCGCCGCGCTGGTCGATCCCGGCAGCTTCCGCGAGATCGGCAAGATCGCCGGCAAGGGCTCCTACGACGAGAACGGCGAACTGACCGGCGTCCTGCCCGCACCCTTCCTGTTCGGCAAGGCGACCATCAACGGGCGGCCGGTGGTCGCCACCGCGGACGACTTCACCATTCGCGGCGGCGCGGCGGATGCGGGGATCGGCCGCAAGATGGAGCAGGCCGAGAAGATGGCGCACGAGCTGCGCCTGCCCATCATCCGCATGATCGACGGCACGGGCGGCGGCGGCTCGGTCAAGACGCTGGAGATGATCGGCGCAACCTATATCCCGGCGGTCCACATGTGGGGCGAAGTGGTCGAAAATCTCGACCGCGTGCCCGTGGTGGCCCTGGCGCTCGGCCCGACAGCCGGGCTCGGCGCGGCACGGATCGTCGCCAGCCATTATTCGATCATGGTCAAGGGCCTCAGCCAGATCTTCGCCGCCGGTCCCGCGGTGGTCGACGGGCTGGGCGATGCGTGGAAGGACGGCGCGGCAAGCCACGAGGAAGCCAAGGAGAACCTGGGCGGAAGCGGCATACATACTCGCAACGGCGTGGTCGATGACGAGGTCGCTAGCGAGGCAGAGGCCTTTGCCCGTGCCCGCCATTTCCTCAGCTTCATGCCCGAGCACGTCGGCCAGTTGGCGCGGCGCGTCGAAACCGGCGACCCGGCCGATCGCCGCGAAGAAGCGCTTCTCGATCTCGTCCCGCGCGAAGACAAGCAGGTCTATTCGATGCGGCGCGCGATGGAGATGGTGTTCGACCGTGGAACGGTGTTTGAAATCGGCCGCATGTGGGGCCGCGCCTCCATCACTGCCCTCGCCCGTCTCGACGGCTGGCCGGTGATGGTGCTGGCCAACGACCCCTCCTACCTCGGCGGATCATGGGACGCGAAGACGAGCGAGAAGGTCGAACGCTTTGTCAAACTGGCAGACCTGTTTCGCCTGCCCATCGTCCACCTGGTCGACAATCCAGGTTTCATGATCGGGCGCGAGGCGGAGATGGCGGGCACTATCCGTTACGGCGTGCAGGCGATGAACGCGGTCTACAAGGCGACCGTCCCGCTTGCCTCGATCGTCATGCGGCGTGCCTACGGCATCGCGGGCAGCGCGATGAGCAACGCCGATACCTACCAGTACCGCTATTGCTGGCCGAGCGGCGACTGGGGCAGCCTGCCGATCGCGGGCGGGCTGGAGGTCGCCTACAAGTCCGAGATCGAGGCGGCCGACGATCCGGCGGCGGAACTGCAAGCGATCCGCGAGCGGCTGGACAAGGTGACCAGCCCGTTCCGCAGCGCCGAGCGCTTCAACGTCGAGGATATCATCGACCCGCGCGACACGAGGCCCTTGCTGTGCGAGTTCGCGGGTCTTGCCTGGCGAAGGCTGGCCGCCGGGGCTTAAAGCCCTTCGTGCATGGCGAGGTAGCGGCGCGCCTGCCCCGGTCGGCGGAACAGCTTGCCCCGCTCGCTGAACAGCACCAGCAGCAGACAGGCGAGGCTGCAGCCGAACAGCGCGAAGGCGATCGGCTTGGCCGTCCCGTCGTAGATCTGGCCGATGCCGATGCCGATCAGCGCGGCTCCGCCCATGCGGATGAAGCCCTGCGCCGAGCTGGCCGAGCCGGCAGTATGCTCGAACGGCTGCATCGCGATCGAGCCGAAGTTCGCGCCCATGAAGCCGAGCAGGCACAGATTGCCCGCCATCAGCGGCACAAACCAGGCGAGCGATCCGGGCTGGAACAGCGCCGCATAGACTTGCATCCCGGCGATCGCGATGAAGGTGCAAAGCGCCGTGTGGCTCACTCGCCGGGCGCCGAAGCGTTCGACGATGCGCGAATTCGCAAAGCTCGACACGGCGAGCG containing:
- a CDS encoding phytoene desaturase; amino-acid sequence: MSAEGRSACVIGSGFGGLALAIRLQSAGVSTTIVEGRDKPGGRAYYWDREGFTFDAGPTVITDPPCLEELWAISGHDMAKDVELMPVSPFYRLNWPDGTNFDYSNDEAHLLSEINRVAPGDVGGYNEFLEYSEGVWREGYLKLGTVPFLDFASMVKAAPALAKYQAWRSVYSIVSKYVKSEKLREALSFHTLLVGGNPMKTSAIYALIHKLEKDGGVWWARGGTNRLVAGMIRHFERLGGTLRLADPVVKVHTVGTRASEVETASGWKQRFDAVASNADIVHSYKDLLAGTKRGTKNAASLAKKSFSPSLFVVHFGLEGSWPGIPHHMILFGPRYKGLLEDIYDTGVLPADFSIYLHHPTVTDPSMAPAGKSTFYALVPVAHMGKLAVDWDQVGPMLEKRILDEIGRRLIPDIHDRIVTKFHYAPSDFATDLNAHMGSAFSLEPVLTQSAYFRGHNRDDVIENFYLVGAGTHPGAGIPGVVGSAKATAGLMLQDLSA
- a CDS encoding acetyl/propionyl/methylcrotonyl-CoA carboxylase subunit alpha, translating into MISKLLIANRGEIACRIIRTARRMGIATVAVYSDADAKALHVRQADEAVHIGPSPAAESYLVGEKIIAAAKQTGADAIHPGYGFLSENAGFAQAVIDAGLIWVGPKPASIEAMGLKDAAKKLMRAAGVPVTPGYEGEDQSVERLKQEADAIGYPVLIKAVAGGGGKGMRKVDAPEDFEAALESCRREAKASFSNDEVLLEKWITSPRHIEVQVFGDSHGNVVHLFERDCSLQRRHQKVIEEAPAPGMDEATRQEICAAAVRAAKAVDYEGAGTIEFIADASEGLRADRIFFMEMNTRLQVEHPVTEEITGVDLVEWQLRVASGEPIPLKQEELSINGHAIEARLYAEDPAKGFLPSTGRLDEFYIPTLHARVETGVEEGSSVSPFYDPMIAKVVVHAPSRRRAIAALQEELDGTLVHPVKTNAGFLWLCLSDSAFQDADLDTGLIERRGEALMPPADPSLANLDVAAAAEALSWEWREDTIPGHKARELTGLRLNGPARRDVHFILPSGESASGQITRRAQEDDQFEVWTRDTGEGILIVEQGQTYFLRRRVDGTGHASAADGAILAPMPGKVIAVDVAEGQAVTAGQRLMVLEAMKMEHALTAPFDGTVTELNASEGGQVQVEAVLAVVEPKEE
- a CDS encoding phytoene/squalene synthase family protein, with protein sequence MSPPRVFGKARRPRQKRLKRGERMLAPSRIMRPTMAVAGGGRMRAPLVAKARDMIARGSTSFTAASMLFARGTRERTWLLYAWCRRCDDIADGQELGGELKPQANTEDLVTGIRVLTRRALEGQPTADIGFDSFGQVASEAGLTMEEAEEVIKGFELDGDGWRPRTEKDLIRYCYHVAGAVGVLMARVMGVPRDADEVLDRACDLGIAFQLANIARDLDEDDAGGRCYLPQEWLAEIDVPPGQHMKPPYRFATSALAARLVQRMEQYEAAAKLGAAHLHFRQRWAVLSAARIYGAIGRKVRDRGQLAWNSRVHTTTPEKIWHVAAAMWEAAVNRPIIPEQMPRYGRADFLTPPAPPLAPLDEGIAER
- a CDS encoding TIGR00730 family Rossman fold protein codes for the protein MKRLAVYCGSATPADERYIKLARQVGMTLAARGIGVVYGGGRLGLMGAVASGALEAGGEVIGVIPEALANSEVANTDCTELRTVSGMHERKQAFTDLSDGFVTIPGGVGTMDELWEAVSWAQLGYHTKPVGLLNAFGFYDDLIAFNAKMAEVGFVRPAHQGIIIARDHLADLLAAMADYQPHTPIFRMKAEDL
- a CDS encoding acyl-CoA carboxylase subunit beta produces the protein MSWEKELDELRHREALAEQMGGPDKVARQHGRGKMDARARLAALVDPGSFREIGKIAGKGSYDENGELTGVLPAPFLFGKATINGRPVVATADDFTIRGGAADAGIGRKMEQAEKMAHELRLPIIRMIDGTGGGGSVKTLEMIGATYIPAVHMWGEVVENLDRVPVVALALGPTAGLGAARIVASHYSIMVKGLSQIFAAGPAVVDGLGDAWKDGAASHEEAKENLGGSGIHTRNGVVDDEVASEAEAFARARHFLSFMPEHVGQLARRVETGDPADRREEALLDLVPREDKQVYSMRRAMEMVFDRGTVFEIGRMWGRASITALARLDGWPVMVLANDPSYLGGSWDAKTSEKVERFVKLADLFRLPIVHLVDNPGFMIGREAEMAGTIRYGVQAMNAVYKATVPLASIVMRRAYGIAGSAMSNADTYQYRYCWPSGDWGSLPIAGGLEVAYKSEIEAADDPAAELQAIRERLDKVTSPFRSAERFNVEDIIDPRDTRPLLCEFAGLAWRRLAAGA